The Erpetoichthys calabaricus chromosome 5, fErpCal1.3, whole genome shotgun sequence genome has a segment encoding these proteins:
- the adra2c gene encoding alpha-2C adrenergic receptor, producing the protein MDFPFNSSRINTPLLFSSDASSSVVAQYSQAAVAGLAALVSFLIIFTIVGNVLVVIAVLTSRALRAPQNLFLVSLASADILVATLVMPFSLANELMGYWFFGSAWCDVYLALDVLFCTSSIVHLCAISLDRYWSVTQAVEYNLKRTPRRVKCVIVVVWLISAVISFPPLISMDREPENEDNPECKLNDETWYILSSSIGSFFAPCVIMILVYIRIYQVAKHRTRNMSEKKHGTDCSSQTEDGLSRGTSLKANEEKENGHCPSLPTASVKSPQTGDIDPEDSSTSDGKDKKAPHLNSKKERNTRKNSALSKQSSRLSRSSNKSIDLFSSRRKRRSTVSRKKISQAREKRFTFVLAVVMGVFVVCWFPFFFSYSLYSICRESCEIPDTLFKFFFWIGYCNSSLNPVIYTIFNQDFRRAFQKIMCRKWKKSF; encoded by the coding sequence ATGGATTTTCCGTTTAACAGCAGTAGGATCAACACGCCGCTTTTGTTCTCCTCGGATGCCTCCTCCTCTGTGGTCGCCCAATACTCCCAAGCTGCCGTGGCGGGGCTGGCGGCGTTAGTAAGCTTTCTGATCATCTTCACAATTGTGGGAAATGTTTTGGTTGTAATTGCAGTGTTGACAAGCAGGGCTCTGAGAGCTCCCCAAAACCTGTTTCTGGTGTCGCTAGCCAGCGCAGACATCCTGGTTGCCACCCTAGTGATGCCCTTTTCCCTTGCTAATGAACTTATGGGCTATTGGTTTTTCGGGAGTGCCTGGTGCGATGTGTATTTGGCGTTAGATGTACTCTTTTGTACATCGTCAATTGTGCACCTGTGTGCAATAAGCTTAGACAGGTACTGGTCAGTGACACAAGCTGTAGAGTATAATCTCAAACGGACCCCCAGGAGAGTAAAATGTGTCATTGTGGTCGTGTGGCTCATTTCTGCTGTGATATCTTTCCCTCCTTTAATTTCTATGGACAGAGAGCCCGAAAACGAAGACAACCCAGAGTGTAAATTAAATGATGAGACGTGGTACATTCTGTCTTCCTCTATCGGATCTTTCTTTGCCCCTTGCGTTATTATGATCCTGGTGTACATACGCATATATCAAGTCGCCAAGCACAGGACGCGGAACATGTCAGAGAAAAAGCACGGGACTGACTGCTCCTCCCAGACTGAAGATGGGCTAAGCAGGGGCACCTCTTTGAAAGCTAACGAAGAGAAAGAGAATGGACACTGCCCGTCTCTACCCACGGCCTCGGTTAAGTCACCGCAGACAGGTGATATAGACCCGGAGGACAGCAGCACTTCGGATGGGAAAGACAAAAAGGCACCGCACTTGAACTCTAAAAAGGAGAGGAACACCCGCAAAAACAGCGCACTGTCCAAACAATCCAGCCGCCTGTCCAGGTCCAGTAATAAATCAATCGACTTGTTTTCCTCCCGGAGGAAAAGGAGAAGCACAGTCTCTAGAAAGAAAATTTCTCAAGCCAGAGAGAAACGGTTCACTTTTGTCCTGGCTGTTGTAATGGGCGTGTTTGTGGTGTGCtggttccctttctttttcagctaCAGTCTGTACAGCATCTGCAGAGAATCCTGTGAAATCCCCGACACCTTGTTTAAATTTTTCTTCTGGATCGGATACTGTAATAGTTCTTTAAACCCAGTCATTTATACGATTTTTAACCAAGATTTTAGAAGAGCTTTTCAGAAAATAATGTGTAGGAAATGGAAAAAATCTTTTTGA